A stretch of Cytophagales bacterium DNA encodes these proteins:
- the rplQ gene encoding 50S ribosomal protein L17: MRHGKKFNHLGRTASHRSAMLSNMASSLIKHKRINTTVAKAKALRKYIEPLITKAKNDTTHSRRVVFSYLQDKESVTELFSNVAEKVAARPGGYTRILKLGARLGDNAEMCVMELVDFNELLLEEKAPAKAKTRRSRRGSGKKKEEATTAVEDAVVVEDAPEAEVEAEAEAVVEEAPAAEATEEAPEAPAEDAEGEEKKEGE; encoded by the coding sequence ATGAGACACGGGAAGAAATTCAATCACTTGGGGAGAACGGCTTCTCACAGAAGTGCCATGCTATCTAATATGGCCTCCTCGTTGATCAAGCACAAGCGGATCAACACCACAGTTGCTAAAGCAAAAGCTTTACGAAAGTACATCGAGCCTTTGATCACAAAGGCAAAGAATGATACCACCCATTCAAGAAGAGTAGTATTCTCTTACTTGCAGGACAAAGAGAGCGTAACTGAGTTGTTCTCTAACGTTGCTGAGAAAGTAGCAGCAAGACCTGGTGGTTACACAAGAATCTTGAAGTTAGGCGCCAGATTGGGTGATAACGCGGAAATGTGTGTCATGGAGTTGGTAGACTTTAACGAGTTATTGCTTGAAGAAAAAGCACCTGCTAAAGCGAAGACCAGAAGATCAAGAAGAGGTTCTGGTAAGAAGAAGGAAGAAGCAACTACAGCTGTTGAAGATGCAGTGGTAGTGGAAGATGCACCAGAAGCAGAAGTAGAGGCAGAAGCAGAAGCAGTAGTTGAAGAGGCACCTGCTGCTGAGGCTACAGAAGAAGCTCCGGAAGCCCCTGCAGAGGATGCGGAAGGAGAAGAGAAGAAAGAAGGAGAGTGA
- a CDS encoding DNA-directed RNA polymerase subunit alpha yields MSILAFQMPEKVVMEKADDFHGLFTFKPLEKGYGVTVGNALRRILLSSLEGYAITGVKIPGVLHEFSSIEGVVEDVTEIILNLKMVRFKKITDVVDNTITVSVANKTQLTAGDLAAVTTSFEILNPDHVICNLDNSAQFEMELTIEKGRGYVPAEENKPAEQNFGSIAIDSIFTPIKNVKYSVENTRVEQKTDYEQLIIDIETDGSIHPENALKGAANILIQHFMLFSDQNMILETQEKGEPEQVDEELLHMRKLLKSSLNDLDLSVRAYNCLKAADVRSLGDLVSLEISDMMKFRNFGKKSLAELEQLVADKGLTFGMDLSKYKLDEE; encoded by the coding sequence ATGTCTATTCTAGCATTTCAAATGCCGGAGAAAGTGGTGATGGAAAAGGCAGACGATTTTCATGGTCTGTTTACTTTCAAGCCACTAGAAAAAGGATACGGAGTAACAGTTGGTAATGCGTTAAGAAGAATTCTCCTTTCTTCACTGGAAGGATATGCCATCACTGGGGTGAAAATCCCTGGTGTATTGCACGAATTCTCTTCAATCGAAGGAGTAGTTGAGGATGTTACTGAGATCATTCTGAACCTGAAAATGGTTCGTTTCAAGAAGATCACAGATGTTGTTGATAATACCATTACTGTATCTGTAGCGAACAAGACGCAATTGACTGCTGGTGATCTGGCAGCTGTTACGACCTCTTTTGAGATCCTGAATCCTGACCATGTTATCTGTAACCTAGATAATTCAGCACAGTTCGAGATGGAATTGACCATCGAGAAAGGAAGAGGTTATGTGCCTGCTGAGGAGAATAAGCCCGCAGAGCAGAACTTCGGCTCTATTGCCATCGACTCGATCTTTACGCCAATCAAAAACGTAAAGTACAGCGTTGAAAATACGAGGGTTGAGCAAAAGACTGACTATGAGCAATTGATCATTGACATAGAAACAGATGGCTCTATCCACCCTGAAAATGCATTGAAAGGTGCAGCAAATATTTTGATCCAACACTTCATGTTGTTCTCTGATCAGAACATGATCCTTGAGACACAAGAGAAAGGTGAGCCAGAGCAGGTTGATGAAGAATTGCTTCACATGAGAAAGCTGCTTAAGAGCTCTCTGAATGACTTGGATCTTTCAGTTCGTGCTTACAACTGCCTGAAAGCAGCTGACGTACGAAGCCTGGGTGATTTGGTGTCATTGGAAATCTCTGACATGATGAAATTCAGAAACTTCGGTAAGAAGTCTCTGGCGGAATTGGAACAATTAGTAGCTGACAAAGGTCTGACTTTCGGTATGGATCTTTCAAAATATAAACTGGACGAGGAATAA
- the rpsD gene encoding 30S ribosomal protein S4, with product MARYTGPKTKIARKFNEPIFGPSKTLQKKAYPPGQHGRGRRKKQSEYAIQLAEKQKAKYTYGVLERQFSNIFDKASRKSGITGEVLLQLLESRLDNTVYRLGIAPTRRAARQLVLHKHITVNGEIVNIPSVTLRANDVVGVREKSKSLEVVSNSLAAHSAQKYSWLEWNPTDYLGKFLNAPSREEIPENIKEQLIVELYSK from the coding sequence ATGGCTAGATACACCGGGCCGAAAACCAAGATTGCCAGAAAATTCAATGAGCCAATTTTTGGACCAAGTAAAACGCTCCAAAAGAAGGCTTATCCTCCAGGACAGCATGGTCGTGGTAGAAGAAAAAAGCAATCTGAATATGCAATACAGCTTGCTGAAAAGCAGAAGGCCAAGTACACTTATGGCGTATTAGAGCGACAATTCTCTAATATCTTCGACAAGGCGTCAAGAAAGAGTGGTATTACAGGTGAGGTTTTACTTCAGTTATTGGAGTCAAGACTCGATAACACTGTATATCGCTTAGGAATTGCACCTACAAGAAGAGCAGCTCGTCAGCTTGTACTACATAAACACATTACAGTAAATGGAGAGATTGTAAATATCCCTTCTGTCACACTACGTGCCAACGATGTAGTAGGTGTGCGTGAAAAATCAAAGTCACTTGAGGTAGTGTCTAACAGCTTAGCAGCTCATAGTGCACAGAAATACTCATGGCTTGAGTGGAATCCGACCGATTATTTAGGCAAGTTCCTAAATGCTCCTTCAAGGGAAGAAATTCCTGAGAACATCAAAGAGCAGTTGATCGTCGAATTGTACTCTAAGTAA
- the rpsK gene encoding 30S ribosomal protein S11 — MAQKRKDKAKKRVVVVEPVGQVHIQATFNNIIISMTNLQGQVISWASAGKKGFKGSKKNTPYAAQVAAQDCAQAAYDLGMRKAEVFVKGPGAGRESAIRTIQNIGIDVTMIKDVTPLPHNGCRPPKRRRV; from the coding sequence ATGGCTCAGAAAAGAAAAGATAAAGCGAAGAAGAGAGTTGTGGTTGTAGAACCTGTTGGACAGGTTCACATTCAAGCAACCTTCAACAACATCATCATTTCTATGACCAATCTTCAGGGTCAGGTGATCTCTTGGGCATCCGCAGGCAAAAAAGGATTCAAAGGTTCTAAAAAGAACACTCCTTATGCGGCTCAGGTAGCGGCACAGGATTGTGCTCAGGCTGCTTACGATTTGGGAATGAGAAAGGCGGAAGTATTCGTAAAAGGCCCTGGTGCAGGACGTGAGTCTGCAATCAGAACCATCCAGAACATTGGAATTGATGTGACGATGATCAAAGACGTTACGCCGCTTCCTCACAATGGATGTCGACCACCAAAAAGAAGAAGAGTTTAA
- the rpsM gene encoding 30S ribosomal protein S13, producing the protein MARIAGVDVPDNKRGEIGLTYIFGIGKSSAQSILAEAGVDPNKKIHEWTEEEAGKIRAIIAENYKVEGVLKSEVQLSIKRLMDIGCYRGLRHRKGLPLRGQRTKNNSRTRKGRRKTVANKKKATK; encoded by the coding sequence ATGGCTAGAATCGCAGGCGTAGATGTGCCAGATAACAAAAGGGGTGAAATCGGCCTTACCTACATTTTCGGAATAGGTAAAAGTAGTGCCCAAAGTATCCTTGCTGAAGCTGGGGTTGATCCAAACAAAAAGATCCACGAGTGGACTGAAGAAGAAGCAGGTAAGATCCGTGCTATCATCGCAGAAAACTACAAAGTGGAAGGTGTACTTAAGTCTGAAGTGCAGCTGAGCATCAAACGATTGATGGATATCGGATGCTACCGAGGTTTGAGACACAGAAAAGGACTTCCTTTGAGAGGTCAGCGTACCAAGAATAATTCCCGAACAAGAAAGGGACGTAGAAAAACAGTTGCTAACAAGAAGAAAGCAACTAAATAA
- the ykgO gene encoding type B 50S ribosomal protein L36 produces MKVRASIKKRSADCKVIRRKGKLYVINKKNPKFKQRQG; encoded by the coding sequence ATGAAAGTTAGAGCATCCATCAAGAAGAGAAGTGCAGATTGCAAGGTTATCCGACGCAAGGGTAAACTTTATGTAATCAATAAGAAAAACCCAAAGTTTAAACAAAGACAAGGATAA
- the infA gene encoding translation initiation factor IF-1, whose translation MAKQQSIEQDGKIVEALSNAMFRVELENGHEVIAHISGKMRMHYIKILPGDKVKLEMSPYDLTKGRIVYRYK comes from the coding sequence ATGGCAAAGCAGCAATCCATAGAACAAGATGGAAAAATTGTAGAGGCTTTGTCCAATGCAATGTTCCGCGTAGAGTTGGAAAACGGTCACGAAGTGATCGCACATATCTCAGGAAAGATGAGGATGCACTACATCAAGATTCTACCTGGAGATAAAGTCAAATTAGAAATGTCTCCGTACGATCTAACGAAAGGAAGGATTGTATACAGATATAAATAA
- the secY gene encoding preprotein translocase subunit SecY — MKRFFQTIKNIFSIEELKMKILNTLGFLIIFRLGSFVTLPGVDPSKLNASAEGIFGLLNTFLGGAFLKASIFGLGIMPYISASIVLQLMTVAVPYFQRLQKEGDSGRKKINQITRVLTIFICLAQSFGYLTTIPAEAIVVANPFFFKISAVIILTSGTIFCMWLGEKITDKGIGNGISMLIMIGIISRFPASIVAEALSRGLSQALILVIELVALFFVVLVTVALTQAIRRIPVQYAKQVVGNKVYGGQRQYIPLKVNSAGVMPIIFAQSLMFLPSMVAGYWADSSDTASYIATTFSQIETWQYNVAFGTLIILFTFFYTAITINPSQIADDMKRNGGFIPGVKPGKQTSEFIDRILSRVTLPGSVFLAVIAILPAFAIIAGVSRDFATFYGGTSLLIMVGVILDTLQQIESYLLMRHYEGMMKSGKVKGRTQNAAVA; from the coding sequence ATGAAAAGATTTTTTCAGACCATAAAAAACATCTTCTCCATTGAGGAGCTGAAAATGAAAATCCTAAACACCTTAGGATTTCTTATTATTTTCAGACTAGGGTCCTTCGTGACGCTACCTGGAGTTGATCCGTCTAAATTGAATGCCTCAGCTGAAGGTATTTTCGGTTTGTTAAACACCTTCCTGGGCGGAGCTTTCCTAAAAGCTTCCATCTTCGGATTAGGGATCATGCCTTATATTTCTGCATCCATTGTGTTGCAGCTGATGACAGTGGCTGTTCCTTATTTCCAGAGACTACAGAAAGAGGGCGACAGTGGTCGAAAGAAAATCAATCAAATCACTCGAGTATTGACGATCTTCATCTGTTTGGCTCAGTCTTTTGGTTATTTAACCACTATTCCAGCAGAAGCCATCGTTGTTGCTAACCCATTCTTCTTCAAAATCTCGGCAGTAATCATCCTGACTTCAGGAACGATCTTCTGTATGTGGTTGGGAGAGAAAATTACTGACAAAGGAATTGGAAACGGAATCTCGATGCTAATCATGATCGGTATCATTTCCAGATTCCCAGCAAGTATTGTCGCAGAAGCTTTATCAAGAGGATTAAGCCAGGCGTTGATTCTTGTTATCGAATTAGTAGCCTTGTTCTTTGTAGTACTGGTAACGGTAGCATTGACGCAGGCTATTCGACGGATTCCCGTGCAGTATGCCAAACAAGTGGTTGGTAATAAGGTGTACGGAGGTCAAAGACAGTACATTCCATTAAAAGTGAATTCTGCAGGGGTAATGCCGATCATTTTTGCACAGTCTCTTATGTTCTTACCTTCCATGGTAGCAGGATACTGGGCAGATAGCAGTGATACAGCGAGCTACATTGCCACTACCTTCTCTCAAATTGAGACTTGGCAGTATAACGTAGCGTTCGGTACCTTGATCATCCTTTTCACCTTCTTCTATACAGCAATCACCATCAATCCAAGTCAGATTGCCGATGACATGAAGAGAAACGGTGGATTCATTCCTGGTGTAAAGCCAGGTAAGCAGACTTCCGAATTCATAGATAGAATACTGTCTCGGGTAACCTTACCCGGGTCTGTTTTCCTGGCGGTCATCGCCATCCTTCCTGCCTTTGCAATTATTGCAGGGGTAAGCAGAGACTTTGCAACCTTCTATGGAGGTACGTCATTGCTGATCATGGTAGGAGTGATCCTTGATACGTTGCAGCAGATCGAAAGCTATCTGTTGATGAGACACTATGAAGGAATGATGAAGTCCGGAAAAGTAAAAGGTAGAACTCAAAACGCGGCAGTAGCATAA
- the rplO gene encoding 50S ribosomal protein L15 has product MRLETLKPAEGSTKSRKRIGRGQGSGRGGTSTRGHKGAKSRSGYSRKIGFEGGQMPLQRRVPKFGFKNNNKVVMKPINLDTLQKLNEDKGITEINTTVLKENGLAGSNDVIKILGRGELTAALTITANKFSESAKAAIEKAGGTITIEE; this is encoded by the coding sequence ATGAGACTAGAAACATTAAAGCCCGCAGAAGGTTCGACTAAAAGTCGAAAGCGAATTGGTAGAGGCCAGGGATCTGGTAGAGGTGGTACTTCCACAAGAGGCCATAAAGGAGCTAAGTCTCGTTCAGGATACTCTAGAAAGATCGGTTTTGAAGGTGGACAAATGCCTCTTCAAAGACGTGTTCCTAAGTTTGGATTCAAGAACAACAATAAAGTTGTAATGAAGCCAATCAACCTTGATACGCTTCAGAAATTGAACGAAGACAAAGGCATCACTGAGATCAACACTACGGTATTGAAGGAAAATGGCCTTGCAGGATCAAATGATGTAATCAAGATCTTAGGTAGGGGAGAGTTGACTGCTGCATTGACAATTACTGCCAACAAATTCTCAGAGTCTGCAAAAGCGGCTATCGAGAAAGCTGGTGGAACCATTACGATCGAAGAGTAG
- the rpmD gene encoding 50S ribosomal protein L30: MAKVAITQVRSTIKRPSNQRRTIEALGLGKINRTVEKELNPQIQGMIDTVAHLVEVKEL, translated from the coding sequence ATGGCAAAAGTAGCAATTACACAAGTGCGTAGCACGATCAAACGTCCGTCTAATCAAAGACGCACCATTGAAGCTTTGGGACTGGGAAAAATCAACCGGACCGTAGAAAAAGAATTAAATCCTCAAATCCAGGGGATGATTGACACAGTAGCTCACCTCGTTGAGGTAAAAGAACTTTAA
- the rpsE gene encoding 30S ribosomal protein S5: MSKSNIKAVKASEIDLKEKVVAIKRVAKVVKGGRRFSFSAIVVVGDGHGVVGYGLGKANEVTDAITKGIDDAKKNLVRVPVLKGTVPHEALGKFGGGLVLLKPASAGTGVIAGGAMRAVLESAGIHDVLAKSKGSSNPHNVVKATFDALNRMRDPWSVAKQRGVTLDKVFNG, translated from the coding sequence ATGTCGAAAAGCAACATAAAAGCCGTGAAGGCGAGTGAGATTGACCTTAAAGAAAAGGTTGTAGCAATCAAGCGAGTAGCAAAAGTTGTAAAAGGAGGTCGAAGATTTAGTTTCTCCGCTATCGTTGTTGTCGGTGACGGCCACGGTGTAGTGGGATATGGGCTTGGAAAGGCCAATGAAGTAACTGATGCGATCACAAAAGGTATCGATGATGCCAAGAAAAACCTGGTAAGAGTTCCTGTGTTGAAAGGTACGGTTCCTCACGAGGCACTTGGTAAATTCGGTGGCGGTCTCGTCTTATTGAAACCTGCTTCTGCGGGTACTGGAGTAATTGCTGGGGGTGCGATGCGCGCTGTACTGGAAAGTGCAGGTATCCACGATGTACTGGCAAAATCAAAAGGTTCTTCTAACCCACACAACGTGGTAAAAGCAACCTTTGATGCACTGAACAGGATGAGAGATCCCTGGTCTGTAGCGAAGCAAAGAGGTGTTACACTTGATAAAGTTTTTAACGGATAA
- the rplR gene encoding 50S ribosomal protein L18, translated as MAISKTERRSRIKKGIRSKISGTADIPRVSVFKSNKAIYAQIIDDVSGTTLTSSSSVEIGKTGVNIEVSKEVGKALAEKAKGANVEKVVFDRNGYPYHGKIKALADGAREGGLKF; from the coding sequence ATGGCAATTTCTAAAACTGAAAGAAGATCCCGGATCAAAAAAGGCATCAGATCAAAAATTTCTGGAACTGCTGATATTCCAAGGGTCTCAGTTTTTAAAAGTAATAAGGCGATTTACGCACAGATCATTGATGACGTATCGGGTACTACCCTTACTTCTTCATCTTCGGTAGAAATCGGAAAAACAGGAGTAAACATCGAAGTATCCAAAGAGGTTGGGAAAGCCCTTGCTGAAAAAGCAAAAGGCGCTAACGTGGAGAAAGTTGTCTTCGATCGTAATGGATATCCTTATCACGGAAAAATTAAAGCATTGGCTGACGGAGCACGCGAAGGCGGCCTAAAATTCTAA
- the rplF gene encoding 50S ribosomal protein L6 encodes MSRIGKAPVSIPAGVTVDIKGGNVTVKGPKGELSQDIGVEITANIEDGQVVVARPTEQKRHKALHGLYRSLINNMVEGVNSGYKKELELVGVGYKAALQGNVLELNLGYSHSIYLAIPPEVKATAVTEKGKNPVVTLEGADKQLVGQMAAKLRSLRKIEPYKGKGIRFVGEQIRRKAGKTAAK; translated from the coding sequence ATGTCAAGGATAGGAAAAGCACCCGTAAGCATACCCGCAGGAGTTACCGTTGATATCAAAGGAGGTAACGTAACTGTGAAAGGTCCTAAAGGAGAGTTGTCTCAAGATATTGGTGTAGAAATTACAGCTAATATCGAAGATGGTCAGGTTGTGGTTGCAAGACCAACTGAGCAAAAAAGACACAAAGCACTCCATGGTTTGTATCGTTCTTTGATCAATAACATGGTCGAAGGAGTAAACAGCGGATATAAGAAAGAGCTTGAGTTGGTAGGGGTAGGATACAAAGCGGCTTTGCAAGGGAATGTATTAGAGTTAAATCTCGGATACTCTCACAGCATCTATTTGGCGATACCACCTGAAGTAAAAGCAACAGCAGTTACTGAAAAAGGTAAGAACCCAGTCGTAACATTGGAAGGGGCTGACAAACAATTGGTAGGTCAAATGGCCGCTAAATTGAGATCCCTTAGAAAAATCGAACCTTACAAAGGAAAAGGTATTCGATTTGTTGGTGAGCAAATTAGAAGGAAAGCAGGTAAAACTGCAGCTAAATAA
- the rpsH gene encoding 30S ribosomal protein S8: MVTDPIGDYLTRLRNAIKANHRVVEVPASNLKKEVSRVLRDKGYIQNFKVEEDGKQGVIKIALRYNPQTKQSAITKLQRVSTPGLRKYANANELPRVLNGLGIAVLSTSKGVLSDKEARREHVGGEVLCYVY, from the coding sequence ATGGTAACAGATCCCATAGGAGACTACTTGACAAGGCTGAGAAATGCCATTAAAGCGAACCATCGCGTGGTTGAGGTCCCTGCTTCAAATTTGAAGAAGGAGGTCAGCCGTGTACTTCGTGACAAAGGTTATATCCAAAACTTTAAGGTGGAGGAAGATGGAAAACAAGGAGTGATCAAAATTGCTCTTCGTTATAACCCTCAAACGAAACAATCTGCAATCACAAAATTGCAGCGAGTGAGTACACCTGGCCTTAGAAAGTATGCGAATGCAAATGAGTTGCCTCGCGTATTAAATGGTTTGGGAATAGCTGTTTTGTCTACTTCGAAAGGAGTATTGTCAGACAAGGAAGCTAGACGCGAACACGTGGGTGGTGAAGTTCTCTGTTACGTTTATTAA
- the rpsN gene encoding 30S ribosomal protein S14 — MAREAVKARERKREKLVARYAAKRKALKEAGDYEGLDKLPRNSSKVRLHNRCKLTGRPKGYMRKFGISRVTFREMASEGKIPGVTKASW; from the coding sequence ATGGCAAGAGAAGCAGTAAAAGCCAGAGAAAGAAAAAGAGAAAAGCTAGTTGCCCGATACGCTGCAAAGCGTAAGGCTTTGAAAGAAGCAGGTGACTATGAAGGACTGGATAAACTTCCAAGAAACTCCTCAAAAGTAAGATTGCACAACCGATGCAAGCTTACCGGTAGACCTAAAGGCTACATGAGAAAGTTTGGAATCTCCAGGGTTACTTTCAGAGAAATGGCATCCGAGGGCAAGATCCCAGGGGTCACGAAAGCAAGCTGGTAA
- the rplE gene encoding 50S ribosomal protein L5, which yields MANPRLKDKYLSDIVPALKDKFQYKSVMQVPKIEKIAINKGIGAAVADKKLIDVGVDELTMIAGQKAVPTKAKKSVSNFKLREGMPIGARVTLRGDRMYEFLDRLMTVALPRVRDFRGIKEKGFDGRGNYTLGVEEQIIFPEISIDKINRISGMDITFVTSAGSDEESLALLRAFGLPFVNKNQKED from the coding sequence ATGGCTAATCCAAGATTAAAAGATAAGTATCTGTCGGATATCGTTCCGGCATTAAAAGATAAGTTTCAGTACAAGTCTGTAATGCAGGTTCCTAAGATCGAGAAAATCGCGATCAACAAAGGAATTGGTGCTGCGGTGGCAGATAAAAAACTGATCGACGTAGGAGTTGATGAATTGACAATGATCGCTGGTCAGAAGGCAGTTCCAACCAAAGCGAAGAAATCCGTCTCTAACTTTAAGTTGAGAGAAGGAATGCCTATCGGTGCAAGAGTTACCCTTCGAGGAGATCGTATGTACGAATTCCTTGACAGATTAATGACTGTCGCACTTCCTCGAGTAAGAGATTTCCGAGGTATCAAAGAAAAAGGTTTCGATGGTAGAGGAAACTACACCTTGGGTGTAGAAGAGCAAATCATTTTCCCTGAAATCAGTATTGACAAGATCAACCGTATCTCAGGTATGGACATCACATTCGTGACGAGTGCGGGTTCAGACGAAGAGAGCCTTGCCTTGTTGCGAGCGTTCGGATTGCCATTTGTTAATAAAAACCAGAAAGAAGATTAA
- the rplX gene encoding 50S ribosomal protein L24 has translation MGQVKTHIRKGDTVKVIAGNDKGSTGKVLEIFLSKNRAIVEGVNMVTKHVKPSANNPEGGIQNTEAAVHISNLMVVDPSTGETTRIGRKLNDDGKLQRYAKKSGNFISVSDNG, from the coding sequence ATGGGACAAGTAAAAACACACATCCGAAAAGGCGATACGGTAAAGGTGATCGCTGGGAACGATAAAGGTTCTACTGGAAAAGTGCTTGAGATTTTCTTGAGCAAAAACAGAGCGATCGTTGAAGGAGTTAACATGGTAACTAAACATGTGAAGCCTTCTGCGAACAATCCTGAAGGAGGTATCCAAAATACAGAAGCAGCGGTGCACATCAGTAACCTGATGGTGGTTGATCCATCAACCGGCGAGACTACCAGAATTGGTAGAAAACTCAATGACGATGGAAAGCTACAGCGCTATGCTAAGAAATCCGGAAATTTTATATCTGTTTCTGACAATGGCTAA
- the rplN gene encoding 50S ribosomal protein L14 → MIQQESRLSVADNSGAKEVLCIRVLGGTKKRYASIGDTIVVSVKSASSSSAVKKGTVSKAVVVRTKKEIRRKDGSYIRFDDNAAVLLNTNNEPRGTRIFGPVARELREKQFMKIVSLAPEVL, encoded by the coding sequence ATGATCCAGCAAGAATCAAGATTAAGTGTAGCGGATAACTCCGGAGCAAAAGAGGTTCTCTGCATCAGGGTACTTGGCGGTACCAAGAAAAGATATGCTTCTATCGGTGATACGATAGTAGTTTCTGTCAAATCTGCTTCTTCTTCAAGTGCAGTTAAAAAAGGTACTGTTTCTAAAGCAGTAGTGGTTCGCACTAAGAAGGAGATCAGAAGAAAGGATGGTTCTTACATCCGATTTGATGATAACGCAGCTGTTTTGTTGAACACCAACAACGAGCCTAGAGGTACGAGGATTTTCGGCCCTGTAGCTCGTGAGTTGAGAGAAAAGCAGTTCATGAAAATTGTTTCACTGGCACCTGAAGTACTTTAA
- the rpsQ gene encoding 30S ribosomal protein S17, with product MERNLRKERVGQVVSNKMQKTITVSVERREKHPIYGKFIRKTSKLTAHDENNDCNIGDTVRLMETRPLSKNKRWRLVEIIERAK from the coding sequence ATGGAAAGAAATCTAAGAAAAGAACGAGTTGGGCAGGTGGTTAGCAACAAAATGCAAAAGACCATAACTGTATCAGTAGAAAGAAGAGAGAAACACCCTATTTACGGGAAGTTTATCCGAAAAACTTCTAAGCTTACTGCCCACGATGAGAACAACGATTGTAACATCGGAGATACAGTACGACTTATGGAAACTCGACCTTTGAGTAAAAACAAAAGGTGGAGATTGGTTGAAATCATTGAAAGAGCGAAGTAA
- the rpmC gene encoding 50S ribosomal protein L29: MKNSEIKALTLEELNGKIAVEVENYNKLKFAHAVTPIENPMKIRDSRRLIARLHTELSNKKNQQAD; this comes from the coding sequence ATGAAAAATTCTGAAATTAAAGCCTTAACTCTCGAAGAACTTAACGGCAAGATCGCTGTTGAGGTAGAGAATTATAATAAGCTAAAGTTTGCACATGCAGTAACCCCGATCGAGAATCCCATGAAGATTCGCGATTCGAGAAGACTGATTGCAAGGTTGCATACTGAATTGTCCAATAAGAAAAATCAACAAGCGGATTGA
- the rplP gene encoding 50S ribosomal protein L16: MLQPKRTKFRKKQKGRVKGLAQRGHTLAFGTFGIKSLEPGWITSRQIEAARIAMTRAMKREGQVWIRIFPDKPVTKKPAEVRMGKGKGAPEYWVATVKPGTILFEASGVSVELANEALRLAAQKLPISTKFIVRRDYQG; encoded by the coding sequence ATGTTACAGCCTAAAAGAACAAAATTTAGAAAAAAGCAAAAAGGCCGCGTTAAAGGTCTTGCGCAAAGAGGTCATACATTGGCATTCGGAACTTTCGGTATCAAGTCTTTAGAGCCAGGTTGGATTACTAGCCGGCAGATCGAGGCTGCTCGTATCGCGATGACCAGAGCCATGAAAAGGGAAGGGCAAGTTTGGATTCGAATTTTCCCTGACAAACCCGTAACTAAGAAGCCTGCTGAAGTAAGGATGGGTAAAGGTAAAGGAGCGCCAGAATACTGGGTAGCTACTGTTAAGCCTGGTACCATCTTGTTTGAAGCATCAGGAGTAAGCGTTGAGCTTGCAAATGAAGCATTGAGACTGGCGGCTCAAAAGTTACCTATCAGTACCAAATTCATTGTCCGTAGAGATTATCAGGGATGA